The following DNA comes from Enterobacter sp. SA187.
TGACATCGTCGACCACTACACCTACGCCTTCATGGGCGACGGCTGCATGATGGAAGGCATCTCCCACGAAGTGTGCTCCCTTGCCGGTACCCTCGGCCTCGGCAAGCTGGTGGCGTTCTATGATGACAACGGCATCTCTATCGACGGCCACGTAGAAGGCTGGTTCACCGACGACACCGCAGCACGTTTTGAAGCCTACGGCTGGCACGTGGTGCGTGGTGTGGACGGTCACGATGCTGACGCGATCAAACGCGCCATCGAAGAAGCTAAATCCGTAACCGACAAACCATCCCTGCTGATGTGCAAAACCATCATCGGTTTCGGTTCCCCGAACAAAGCCGGTACTCACGACTCCCACGGCGCGCCGCTGGGCGATGCTGAAGTGGCACTGACCCGCGAACAGCTGGGCTGGAAACACGCGGCTTTTGAAATCCCGTCTGACATCTATGCGCAGTGGGACGCGAAAGAAATGGGCGCGGCGAAAGAAAACGCCTGGAACGAGAAGTTTGCTGCCTACGCGAAAGCTTTCCCGCAGGAAGCGGCAGAATTCACCCGCCGTATGAAAGGTGAAATGCCGGAAGATTTCGCCGCGAAAGCGAATGAATTCATTGCCAAACTGCAGGCAAACCCGGCGAAAATCGCCAGCCGTAAAGCGTCCCAGAATGCGATTGAAGCCTTCGGCCCGTGGCTGCCGGAATTCCTTGGCGGTTCTGCTGACCTTGCGCCAAGCAACCTGACCATCTGGTCCGGCTCGAAAGCGATTAACGAAGACGCCGCAGGTAACTACATCCATTACGGCGTGCGCGAATTCGGTATGACCGCCATTGCCAACGGTATCGCCCTGCACGGCGGTTTCGTGCCGTACACCTCCACCTTCCTGATGTTTGTGGAATACGCCCGTAACGCGGTGCGTATGGCAGCGCTGATGAAACAGCGTCAGGTGATGGTTTACACCCACGACTCCATCGGTCTGGGCGAAGACGGCCCGACGCACCAGCCGGTTGAGCAGATCGCTTCCCTGCGCGTCACCCCGAACATGAGCACCTGGCGTCCGTGCGATCAGGTTGAATCCGCGGTAGCCTGGAAATACGGTGTAGAGCGTCACGACGGCCCGACCGCGCTGATCCTCTCCCGTCAGAATCTGGCGCAGCAGGATCGTACTGAGCAGCAGCTGGCAGACATCGCCCGTGGCGGTTATGTACTGAAAGACAGCGACGGCCAGCCGCAGGTGATCTTCATCGCCACCGGTTCCGAAGTGGAGCTGGCTGTAGGCGCATGGGAAAAACTGACTGCCGAAGGCATCAAAGCCCGCGTGGTCTCCATGCCGTCTACCGATGCGTTCGACAAACAGGATGCCTCTTACCGCGAATCCGTACTGCCGAAAGCCGTCTCCGCGCGCGTGGCGGTGGAAGCGGGTATCGCTGACTACTGGTACAAATACGTTGGCCTGAACGGCGCTATCGTCGGCATGACCACCTTCGGCGAATCTGCCCCGGCAGAGCAGCTGTTTGAAGAGTTCGGCTTCACGGTCGACAATGTGGTAAGCCAGGCAAAAGCACTGCTGTAATCGTTGTTGTTAAGAAACGGGTCGCTCAGGCGGCCCGTTTTTTTCTATCCGCTTCATCACTTCCAGTAAATTATCAATCGATCGTCCCTGATTAATAAAGATCGCCATATTAAACAGCAAATCAATAAGCCAGGTTTGCGATGCTTTGATCATAGACGCATCGCTTTCATAGCGATTC
Coding sequences within:
- the tkt gene encoding transketolase: MSSRKELANAIRALSMDAVQKAKSGHPGAPMGMADIAEVLWRDFLNHNPQNPSWADRDRFVLSNGHGSMLIYSLLHLTGYDLPIEELKNFRQLHSKTPGHPEVGYTAGVETTTGPLGQGIANAVGMAIAEKTLAAQFNRPGHDIVDHYTYAFMGDGCMMEGISHEVCSLAGTLGLGKLVAFYDDNGISIDGHVEGWFTDDTAARFEAYGWHVVRGVDGHDADAIKRAIEEAKSVTDKPSLLMCKTIIGFGSPNKAGTHDSHGAPLGDAEVALTREQLGWKHAAFEIPSDIYAQWDAKEMGAAKENAWNEKFAAYAKAFPQEAAEFTRRMKGEMPEDFAAKANEFIAKLQANPAKIASRKASQNAIEAFGPWLPEFLGGSADLAPSNLTIWSGSKAINEDAAGNYIHYGVREFGMTAIANGIALHGGFVPYTSTFLMFVEYARNAVRMAALMKQRQVMVYTHDSIGLGEDGPTHQPVEQIASLRVTPNMSTWRPCDQVESAVAWKYGVERHDGPTALILSRQNLAQQDRTEQQLADIARGGYVLKDSDGQPQVIFIATGSEVELAVGAWEKLTAEGIKARVVSMPSTDAFDKQDASYRESVLPKAVSARVAVEAGIADYWYKYVGLNGAIVGMTTFGESAPAEQLFEEFGFTVDNVVSQAKALL